In Dermochelys coriacea isolate rDerCor1 chromosome 4, rDerCor1.pri.v4, whole genome shotgun sequence, the sequence CTGAGTGAGGGATGTTTTGTCCGAGTAAGGAGGACAGCACTGGAGCCACGGGAGTTCAGGAAGAGCTCACTTCACCTGAAAGTGAGCTAGTCTCATAAGTGTTGTGTCCTGGTTTCCACTAGCTCAATAGAGGGCAAGAGGAACATCAGTGCCATGATGTCATTATTTAAAGCATCATTTGTGGCAAGTGGCACTTGTGGAAATTGTTCCATTACTCATCAGTGGCCTAACATGGTGCAATGCTTTGACACTCTCCAGTCTTTCCATGGTGGTGTCTGGCAATGATGCAAGAAAGACCCTGTTGCTCTTAAGGGTATTTGAAGGCTCAGTCAGGTATAACACATATCCGTTCTACAGATTAAGTATCTGAAACTTcatggggagtggaaggggaaaaGATGAAAATATCTGAACACAGAACAAGATAAGAACTTGGATTCTGTGAATCAGAATAATCATGACACATTGTGGAGCTTGCAGAATTCATTAATTTGTGGTCACTTGAtagtcctgttctttttttttttccccttagagtcCCCCTGATGAGCAGACAGAACATCTCTGATCCCACCTCACCAGTGAGAACCACCTTTGTTTACCGGCTATCTGAGCTGTGAGTAATTTTCTTTACTGCATTAATTTCAGAACACTTTGCCCTTCCATCACTCTGTCCAAACATCAATGAATTAATCCTCACCACATCCCATTAGACAGATATGGGAATTGAGGGAGAAGTTTCATggcttgtccaaagtcacaggAATTCGGCTACAGAGCTTGGGAACAGAATCCCCAACCTCCACTCCAGTGACTTAACAACAAGCCTGTCCTTCCTATGGCGAGGAAATTCAGCATTTACCATGTTAAATTTAGGTGTAGAAACTAAACAAATCCCTTCATAAaaggtcatttttttaaaatagtgccaTGATGCACATAGCACCAATACATTAAAATCCAATTCCCATGTGAGATCATGGGGCAAAAGCAAGACCTTGACTTCTAGCATAGACAGTGATTAAACTGGCAGGGATCTCACCTCTGCAAAGAGCCTGCTCAGGCTGCGGCTGACTCCAATGTGTGTGAGATTCAATGTAAATGTAAGATGTTGGGTCAAATTCTCTGCAGCTCTAACTCAGGATTTTATCCTGAGTCTtgaaatatttggtgttttaagtaaagtcccagctcctggagtcctgtgatcaGAGGAGAATCCCAGTTTTCATTAAAGATGAAagtgagtttctagccctcatggttgcagagaaaagcttgaaagagTGACCCAACTGCACACTGAAGgctcaaaaactgaaaaacaaataaaaataaacccatgTTATTGTTAACTAAGCTCATCATTTTGGGGACCTGACTCATCATTTTTGAAGATTTGGGGGCTGGCCCTGGTGCCAGAGAATTGAGCCATTTGCTCCTAAATCAGGATAGGGCCTGGCTGCTCCAGAGCCTAAAGAGACAGCAAAGCCCGACTGATGTGTGACTGCCAAAGTAGCAATGAGGACTTGAGCCCTCTCCCGTGCGGTGGCCTCTTTCAGTGACTACAGCCTAACAGGCATTCCATCCTATCTGTCTTCCAGCTGCAAAAAATGTGATCCCACAGAAGTGGAGGTAGGTGACCGGGTAGTTACTGCTGAGCAGAGCAACAACTGCAGCAGTTCCGATACCTGCTACACCTATGACAGGAACAAGTGCTACACCACGACCTTCCCATTTTTCTACGGCGGGGAGACCAACACCATCCAAGCAGCCTTGACTCCAGAATCCTGCTACGCTAATTAGATTAAACCACTGCTGTTAGAGTGCCTGGTTATACTGTAATCTGCCCCCACAGACCAAAACACATTTATATTAGCATGGTAAGAAAGACAGGGTCTGAAATATCAGCTCCTCACAGTTAATGTGTTAGCTACATGAAAAGTAATGCCTTCCTTCTATAGCAAATGGTGGTTATAAATATAACGGAATAGTTAAGCCAATTATGCATGGTGGGAAAAATCCTATAttgtggggcagatcctcagctggtataaatcaatgtaaCTGCCTTGAAATCATGGGAGCTACACTAACTTACCCCAGTGGGGGATCTGGCTTGGACAGTTTTCATTCAGTCCTGCCTCAGACAAGGctttcattaaagtcagtgggagttttgccctagTAACAAAGACTGGATTTGTTCTTCTCTCTGTATGTAGAAACAGTGAAATCCAAATGCCATGCCAGTGTCTGGATTCAGATTTCCacaattatgttttccaaagcaACTTCTCCAGTGTCATGGTCTTTTTGGTTACTACAATACCTTTTAGCCCCGAGAGATAACGCCACTGCACATAAAATATCAGTGTGCAATTTGAGATGGCACCTTGTTTGTGTTCTTTTGGAAACCCCCCACTTAAATTATCTAAAATAATCCTTTGCACAAACTTTAAGTAACACAAGACCATATTGTTATACTTCCACCTGGAAGCATAATAGAAATCAGTGCCGTTATTGAGAAGGAGGCCATTCAGGACGGGGCTTTCAAAGATGCCTATGGGATTTGGATACCCAGTTTCTATTAATCCCTtatgtggctttgaaaatcacaTTCTCAGTGTATCTCAGCATATTTAGAGAAGACTGAAGATGCTGCTGCTCTTGAGTATTTTTAAATGGTGCCAAAATATCATGTGTTACAGGAATGGTAAATTATTCTTTCACTATATATTTGAGATTGAGCTACTGCCCAGTGATATTTCACTGCTCTGTGTTTCCATGCTGACAATTATTCATGCTGTCTCCAATTCATCTAACACTGTGGAGAACCATTTATTTCTTTCAGTTTAAAGAAATAACTAAATGGtctaggtcctgattctgcattcAGAGGTACACTGGCGGCCTTTGGGCTTGCACGATCTGATTGCAAAAATGGGGCCCTAGTTAGGTCTTCCTTCCAGTCTTCTACAGCAGACTCCTTTCTCTTGTTTGTAGAAGGAATTCTCGCCCATCAAAGAGGCTGATATTGTGTTGCACTGTTCATCACATTTGAGTGCATCATACCTTGTGTTTTCTCTAGGCAGTCATGTATGAAAGTCCATAAACTGTGTGCAGCATTACCCTTGAGAAGGCTGATACATTCCTCCCTATTATAAAAATTGGTTGCACATTTCTAGGCTATTCTGAGAAACCCTGGCATATTTCGTGTTGTAACAAAATAGAGCAAGAGCTATGTACCCATGATTTCAGCTTTGTTAGCAAGattgaaataattaaatagaTTTTTCTGCAACTATCTGTGTGTCAGATGTAAATGGCATTAAAAGGAAGAATCTGGTCTGTACTGGTTTTCCTCCAATCTTCAAGGTGAAGAAGAAGAATTTGCACTAAATAACTGACTATAGTTAGGGCTCCATGTCTGTTatggaggttgcagaagtcacggacTTTCCACGACCTCCATGAtttctgcagcggccagtgtggctgatcccagggccgccccaagcagctggctctgcgGCCAGCTGCTCAAGTGGCCCCAGGGACAGCCACATGGggtttagtcaggggtatttttagtataagtcaaggacaggtcactggccgtgaatttttgtttattacccatgacctgtccatgacttttactaaatatacccatgactaaattgtagccttaattatagtTACAAGCAAACTCATCGTGATGTATTGATTAGATGCTTATACTTTCATCAAGGAATTTCAAAGATGCAATGAAGCTCCATTGCTTTACCATATCAAGATCCATCCTACATCAGTGGGAATATTCAAAGTGCTCAACACACTGTATGAAAGGGCCACTGTGAGCCAGTTTAGACCCTAATCCTGCAGTTCATGTATGGCACAGAGGTGCACCTGCATGTTGTAAATTGCAGGATCTTACTGTGTGGCTGGCATATTAGGTCTGTACAGCATGAGTGCCTTCAAACAGAAACCCAAACAGGGCTTGTCATCAGGGCTGCCAATTCAAGTCCAAAACACCTTCCCTACTGACAAGACAACAATCTTTATAGCACCCACATTTGATTAACAAAATAAGAGGCCACAGAAGATTAAAATATCCTTTTGAGCCAATTTATATCACAGCCTGACATTAAATGGCATACatatcaaattttattttttccagcttaTGAAATAAGATAGATTAATtaagaaataaaaacacaaaggAGGAAGAAAGCCTTCAAGATAAAATATTTCTATAGTGTACTGACATGGTTAAGGAGAAAGCACTCTTGACGTCAGTGACTTTCTGGGTACGCAGTACTTCTGAAAGCCAGACCACTTATTTGGGGGCTAAAATGTGGACACAGGAACTTGGAGCATCTTGTTGTGAGATTCTGGGCTTTTGCTAATGTCAGTGTATTAAGCATGTAGGAGCTTTGTGACACACAAGAGTACAGGGAAGAGACTGAACTTTATTTCCGGACTTCAGTCACCTGTTAGGGTCAGGGTTACACAAGTTCAATATTCCTTGTCTCAGGGCAGGGCTTAGCATCCACTGTGGTCCTTTCTGACTGTCAGCAAATTCCTAGTGGTAAAATATCAGAGTAAAGCCTTTAAGAGAGTGGGAGTTTTGGGTGTGCCTGGGAGTGACACCGAATGAGACTGAGGACggacagtccagtggttagggcactagcctaggacttgagacacctgagttcaattccctgctctgccacagacttccagaGTGTAGTGGATTAGCGGTGGTCACCTCCTCTGGGTCAGTGGGAAGCCAGTGGGTGCTGCCCATGGTCAGTGAATTAGCGAAGTCTGGTGTGAGACTCTGGGGGGAGCAGACTCACAGTTTGAAGGGGCTCTGGCTTTCAGGCTGTAAGCAGTCTGTGTGCTCCAGCtctcaggcagggcagagcagtaaAGGTTCAGGGGCTCAGATGCAGAGCACCAAATAGTCGGGCTTCCTGGCTCTGGTGGGACAGCCGATAAATGCAGGCCTCTTTGCCTAAAGGGgcaggctgccaccccaggggtggagtggcggggcggggtgggggagaagagagacccaggcccaccctgttctactgggtcccagcccagggccctaacagtggcagagggcactgggtcagcagggatcctagCCACAACACACCAACCAGGTTTCAGGCAGCATTGGAGTTGGCTGTTGCTGGGCCACTTCCTCCCCTCGGGGTGTACCTGGATCTGTGGGTGTTGACCGTTTCTCCAAGGTAGATGGCCAGCAGCAGTTCCAGTGACTCCTTGGTTGACTGGCAGCTCTGGCCAGCCCTCAGCTCGGCAGGGCTCCTCTTCAGTCTCCAGCCTAAGGAGTGGGCAGAAGGTGTCCGTCTCCTCCAGCAGCTGACGCCCAACTGAGGTCAAGCACCTGCCCTTTATAGTTCTGGTTCTGCCTCTTAACTTCCGGTGGGAGGGGTGGGCacagcctggctctgcccacctggGCTCAGAGAGTGGTCCCCCCCGCCCAGGGGGATTCAAGTGGACTTTACTGCAAGTCTCATGGGCAAAAGCTGGtgtagtgctttaaaaatgtaggaATAACTGTTCCCATAGCTGGTTCTACACAACCAGAGGGGGGCGCGTGCTCTCAGAGGgtgtaaaaaacccacccagaATACTATGCCCAATAAAGCGGGGTTAGAAGAAGGCACAAATTTGGTTTCAATAAACAAGACAGTCCCAGAAGGCATGCAACAAGCCCACGCTCATTAGGTTACCTCCACATCACTCACTAGAAGCCCTACACTACTTCTGTGAAGTCCGTGGGAGTTTTCCCTTTTATTTCCAAGGGAGCAGAACTGGAGCCTAGGTCCCCAAATCCCTATTAAAGCACAGTTTGGGGTGCCCAGTAATACCACCAGAGGAATCTAGTCTGGGGGGAAAAGCAAAGAGGAACAGGAGGCTTTTTCTAGCAGGTTTACATGCTCAGACCCTCTCTTCTGttttagcaaaaagaacgaggaggacttgtggcaccttagagactaacacatttatgtgagcttaagctttcgtgagctacagcccacttcatctaaTAACCATTTGTAACTGAGCAAGCCATCCCTGGAAGGTAGGAAAcgccatgggtgaaatcctggccccattgacttcagtagcaccaggatttcactccacaTTTTTAAGAAAGCAGGATGCAGTCCCTCCAAATTGTTTATTTAGGACCCTGAGACTGAAGAAGGGGTAACTAGACCTCAGATTCCCCTTACCCATTATCAGACAGGGTGGCCTGGGTTTAGGCAAAAAGCCCCAACCAAGCaaacaaaccagccaaacagaaaaCCAGCCAAGAGATTGGTCTTTCCCTGGCTGAAGAATTCACCCAAGGCAGTAATACAGAGCAGGCTCGCTCTACTGATAGAGTGAGGAAACAGTTCATCTCCTCCTAGCACAACATGCTGGGAAGAGGCCGTTTATAACACAGGCTTTCCTAGGTCTCTGTTCACGTTAGAGGAGGAGAGCGCTTCGGTGCTGCCTAGCGAATCTTGGAACATTGATGAGGGATACATTACTTGGCAAAGACTTTAGATCACTATGTAGGTTGCGGGACTGGGATATGTGAGTAATCGTGTCTGATGCAATAGACATGACTGTCATTAAGAAAATATTCCATCTCTGTTCTTTATCTAACCACTTCGGTGAGGCAggacttcctgctgctgctgccaccactgtGATAGGTGGTGCCCCCTCCTGATATCTCTACCATTGGCCTATCAGATCAGACATGGTTCTTTTCCAGGGCATCTCCCATTTGCAATAATTTCTGTGTCAGGACCCACAGGGATGTATTGACCAGAACCATTTTTGTCCCTAGACACTGCACAAAGTAGTCAGAGCTTAGCTTTTTAACATACTGATGGAGTCCTATGCTCACCTGCTCTAAATactccaggggaggggggggaggtgAGTTTGTTgtcttcattttaatttgtaaCTGTGTGGTGCTGCTCCCACTAGTTTGAGACTAAGAAAGAGATTTTTGCTAGCTTTTTAGAGACccttttagtaaagggaaatctacGTTTATTCCAAAGCTGGAAGCAGGGCTGGCTGGACAATCTGCAGTAAAGACTGAAATGTACATCCAGATGAACTGAACAGGGCCCTGCTCCTCAAAAATGCTGCCAGACTGCAGCGAACTAAGTGTGGACAACAGGGATCAACCAAGGCTGGCCAGGCCAGATGACAGTAAAAATCTGCAAGGAAAAAACACATTAAGGGGCTACAATGTAATGCACATTCTGCATTCAGCTCTGTCCCCAGAGCTCCCTTCAGCCAGTTACACTGCTCTTCCAGCTTTCTTCCCCTCACAAAATTATTCCTTCCTCCTTCATTttccctcctctgcttccctcgAAGGTGCCTGTAAAACACAAGAGGTAGTGCAGAGCTGCAGATATATAGGCCAGC encodes:
- the JCHAIN gene encoding immunoglobulin J chain — encoded protein: MKTSLLLWGVLAVFLGAALVAGYEDEEAEEHVLVDNKCKCARVTSRFVPSKDNPEEEVLVRNIRLIVPLMSRQNISDPTSPVRTTFVYRLSELCKKCDPTEVEVGDRVVTAEQSNNCSSSDTCYTYDRNKCYTTTFPFFYGGETNTIQAALTPESCYAN